A stretch of Schistocerca americana isolate TAMUIC-IGC-003095 chromosome 3, iqSchAmer2.1, whole genome shotgun sequence DNA encodes these proteins:
- the LOC124606731 gene encoding cuticle protein 38-like → MYKLVILPLFFAAVSAGYLGGYAAAPAYAAAYAAPVAVAHAAPVVAAAPVVKAVAPIATSYANTYKVSIGAAPVAYAAPAVIKAPVAYAAPAVVKAPVAYAAPVAYAAPAVVKAPVAYAAPVAYAAAPAYLKTYLH, encoded by the coding sequence GTGATCCTGCCCCTCTTCTTCGCCGCCGTGTCGGCCGGCTACTTGGGAGGCTACGCCGCAGCACCCGCGTACGCCGCGGCCTACGCCGCCCCCGTGGCGGTGGCCCATGCCGCCCCCGTAGTCGCCGCCGCCCCCGTCGTCAAGGCCGTGGCCCCCATCGCCACCTCCTACGCTAACACCTACAAGGTCTCCATCGGCGCTGCCCCTgtggcctacgccgcccccgccgtcaTCAAGGCCCCcgtcgcctacgccgcccccgctgtcGTCAAGGCCCCcgtggcctacgccgcccccgTGGCCTACGCCGCCCCTGCCGTCGTGAAGGCCCCCGTCGCCTACGCCGCCCCTGTAGCCTACGCTGCCGCCCCCGCTTACCTGAAGACCTACCTGCACTAA